Proteins found in one Serinicoccus marinus DSM 15273 genomic segment:
- a CDS encoding transposase, with the protein MAAPRKYSVELQQRATRMAIEARKDPESARGAIKRVADQLGVHPEALRNWVRQAVVPPRSWRLAATRRPGWASRWSARS; encoded by the coding sequence ATGGCAGCACCGAGGAAGTACAGCGTCGAGTTGCAGCAGCGGGCGACGAGGATGGCGATAGAGGCCCGGAAGGACCCTGAGAGTGCGCGTGGGGCGATCAAGCGTGTCGCCGACCAGCTGGGGGTGCACCCCGAGGCGTTGCGTAACTGGGTCAGGCAGGCTGTGGTTCCCCCCAGATCGTGGAGGCTTGCGGCTACGCGGCGTCCGGGATGGGCGTCGCGGTGGTCTGCTCGTAGTTGA
- a CDS encoding IS3 family transposase, giving the protein MSVARFIADQRTNYAVPHTLVCVLLGVSLAWFYKWLKRAEGPGAASGLFTDTDRRRDSVDRAVRVAFKKAKGLHGSPRLHEDLREAGWQISEKTVADSMRRQGLVARVIKRRSGLTRQDKSAPKFPDLVRRDFTAPAPNRKWVGDITEIPTAEGKLYLATVIDLYSRRLLGAATSNHPDAELACAAIRMAVTARGGKEAIWREDESERVIFHSDRGSTYTAGSFSRLCAQLGIRQSMGRVGSCFDNAAAEALFSSLEWEVLCRHEFDTRTQARAVVIDWAYDFYNHQRRHSAAGMMSPVNYEQTTATPIPDAA; this is encoded by the coding sequence GTGAGCGTGGCACGCTTCATCGCCGACCAGAGGACCAACTATGCCGTGCCACACACGCTGGTCTGCGTTTTGCTCGGGGTCTCGCTGGCGTGGTTCTACAAGTGGCTCAAGCGGGCCGAGGGACCGGGCGCTGCGAGCGGGTTGTTCACCGACACCGACCGGCGCCGCGACAGCGTCGACCGCGCGGTGCGGGTCGCGTTCAAGAAGGCCAAGGGGCTGCACGGCTCACCTCGCCTGCACGAGGACCTGCGCGAGGCGGGATGGCAGATCAGTGAGAAGACGGTCGCTGACTCGATGCGCCGTCAGGGCTTGGTGGCCCGTGTCATCAAGCGGCGCAGCGGTCTGACCAGGCAGGACAAGAGCGCGCCGAAGTTCCCCGACCTGGTGCGCCGGGACTTCACCGCGCCGGCCCCGAACCGCAAGTGGGTCGGTGACATCACCGAGATCCCCACGGCTGAGGGCAAGTTGTACCTGGCCACCGTCATCGACCTGTACTCCCGCCGCCTGCTCGGCGCGGCGACCAGCAACCACCCGGACGCCGAGCTGGCGTGCGCGGCGATCCGGATGGCCGTGACCGCCCGCGGCGGCAAGGAGGCGATCTGGCGCGAGGACGAGTCCGAGCGGGTCATCTTCCACAGCGACAGGGGCTCGACCTACACGGCGGGCTCGTTCAGCCGGTTGTGCGCCCAGCTAGGGATCCGCCAGTCGATGGGTCGGGTCGGCTCGTGCTTCGACAATGCAGCTGCCGAGGCGCTGTTCTCCTCCCTGGAGTGGGAGGTGCTGTGCCGGCACGAGTTCGACACCCGTACTCAGGCCCGCGCCGTGGTCATCGACTGGGCTTACGACTTCTACAACCACCAACGCCGGCACAGCGCCGCTGGCATGATGTCACCGGTCAACTACGAGCAGACCACCGCGACGCCCATCCCGGACGCCGCGTAG
- a CDS encoding transposase codes for MPEKRKKYDREFREGAVRIVEETNKPIAQVARDLGVNEGTLGNWVQRARAAREGHGELSKDDVEELKRLRAEVAELRMERDVLKRSVAGG; via the coding sequence ATGCCAGAGAAGCGCAAGAAGTACGACCGGGAGTTCCGTGAGGGAGCGGTCCGGATCGTCGAGGAGACGAACAAACCGATCGCGCAGGTCGCTCGCGATCTTGGCGTGAACGAGGGCACGCTGGGCAACTGGGTCCAACGTGCTCGCGCTGCGCGCGAGGGTCACGGCGAGCTGTCCAAGGACGACGTCGAGGAGCTGAAGCGGCTTCGCGCCGAGGTCGCCGAGCTGCGGATGGAGCGTGATGTCCTCAAGCGATCCGTGGCCGGTGGGTGA
- a CDS encoding Mu transposase domain-containing protein yields the protein MRTTKARPVDLLAADTEAMLPLPPALLHLGWRNHVRLGRDYYVRVDTNDYSVHPRAIGARVDVAADLDVVRVRHGGQLVAEHPRRWARSMTVTDPAHVTAAAALRHAYQHPRTRPEAEELVRDLADYDKAFGIDAGELESR from the coding sequence GTGCGCACGACCAAGGCCCGCCCCGTGGACCTGCTCGCGGCGGACACCGAGGCGATGCTGCCGTTGCCGCCGGCGTTGCTGCACCTGGGGTGGCGCAACCACGTGCGCCTGGGCCGGGACTACTACGTGCGCGTCGACACCAATGACTACTCCGTGCACCCGCGCGCGATCGGCGCCCGGGTCGACGTGGCCGCCGACCTCGACGTCGTCCGCGTCCGGCATGGTGGCCAGCTGGTGGCCGAGCACCCGCGCCGCTGGGCCCGGAGCATGACCGTCACCGACCCCGCCCACGTCACCGCCGCCGCGGCGTTGCGGCACGCCTACCAGCACCCCAGGACTCGTCCCGAGGCCGAGGAGTTGGTCCGGGACCTGGCCGACTACGACAAGGCGTTCGGGATCGACGCCGGCGAGCTGGAGTCGCGATGA
- a CDS encoding ATP-binding protein, giving the protein MSRKPNSAGTESLKQITHLAAALKAPRITEAAARLADHARDTGWTHEDYLAAVLEREVAARNASGARLRIRAAGFGAVKTLDDFDFDHQPGARTPVQALASGAYLAEHRNVVLLGPPGTGKTTVRLNVKRSSHERRGRSGC; this is encoded by the coding sequence ATGAGCCGCAAGCCGAACTCCGCCGGGACCGAGTCGCTCAAGCAGATCACCCACCTGGCCGCCGCGCTGAAAGCGCCCCGGATCACCGAGGCCGCCGCCCGCCTGGCCGACCACGCCCGGGACACCGGGTGGACCCACGAGGACTACCTGGCCGCAGTCCTGGAACGCGAGGTCGCCGCCCGCAACGCCTCCGGTGCCCGGCTACGGATCCGCGCGGCCGGGTTCGGCGCGGTCAAGACCCTGGACGACTTCGACTTCGACCACCAACCCGGCGCCCGCACCCCCGTCCAGGCGTTGGCGTCCGGGGCCTACCTGGCCGAGCACCGCAACGTCGTCCTCCTCGGCCCACCGGGCACCGGCAAGACCACTGTGAGACTCAACGTCAAGCGCTCAAGCCATGAGCGTCGCGGGCGGTCCGGGTGTTAG